The DNA region ACCTTGGCCGGGCCGCCTCTGGTCCGCCCGGCGACTGAAAGGGCGAAGTCATTGAAGAACTTCGCGGTACCGGTCTTTGCCAAGAAAGCCCCGAAGACTATGAACATGAAGACATAGGAGGCGGACACCATCAGGGTGACTCCGAACAGGCCCTCGTCTGTCATGTACATTCTTGTCAGAATGCGAGCCCATGAGAAACCCCGATGCCCCAGCGGGCCCGGGATCAGGTATCCGAACCTCGCGTAAAGCAAGAATATGATGGCTAGCACGGGGAGGATGTAGCCGGTGGCTCTTCTCGCCCCTTCCAGGACTAGCACCACGGCAAGGACCGCCATGAAGTAGTCGAGAGGCATGGGAACGAGGGCGTGGGCCACAATCCGGTCGTACGCGAAGTAGATGTAGAACCCGACCAGCATCGCCAGGGCACACAGCACCGCATCCACCGGCGAGAACCTCTCTCGCGGCGAAGTGCGGCGGGCAGGGTAGACGAGAAACGTCAGGCCCAGCATGAAGGCTAGATGAAGTGCGTTTCGCTTGATGGCGATCATCATGCTGAAGCTGTTCATCCAGATGTGCAAGACAGAGGCTGCTATTGCGATGATGGTGACAACCTGAAGCCACGGTCCGACCAAGTCACGCTGGGGAGACGGCTCGGCAACGCTGAGCCCCAGGCCTTTTCGACTGCAAGTCCGCATGTGTGTTCATCCCTCCATCTGCGGGCGCCGCGGGGCCCTGGGGCCGGGGGCTTTCCGCGCCCCGGCCCAAGTGGTCCGCTCGCCCGCCTCGCATGCGAGGCCAGCCTGTCGAGTCTTCAGCCTATGGCAGCTTCAACCCCATCTCCTGATAGAACTTCGCTGCCCCGGGGTGCAGAGGAACCGGGGGTAGGCCCTGCACTGCGCGCTCCAGGGTCAGATAGCCCAGAGCCTTGTGTGATGCCTGGATCTGTGCCAGGTTCTCGTACATGGTCTTGACAAGGCTGTATGCAATGTCGTCAGGAAGGTCCGAAGTGCAGATCAGAGCGCACTTGACTCCCAGGGTCTTCACGTCTTCGGTCTGGTTCTTGTAGGTGTTCGCGGGTATCACGTACTGGACGTAGAAGGGGATCTCCCGGGTGAGTTTCGCGTAGTCTTCGTCCGAGAACTGGAGCAGCTTGACCGGGGTCTGAGACGCGAATATCTCGGCCACTGCGGACGTCGGGACTCCCCCTTCGGCATTGAACCCGTCGAGTTGACCATTCTGCATGGCAGCTGAGGACTCAAAGTACCCGAGATGCTCGGCCCGGTAGTCCCGGTCGGCAAGCCCTCCGATGAGCCTCAGGATCGCGAGGCTGCTGTACTCGGTCCCGCTCCCAGTCGCCCCGGTGCAGAATCTCTTGCCCTTGATGTCGGCAACGGTTTCGATCTTGGAGGCCTTGGTCACCACGAACTGAGTCACATCCGGCCAGAGCCCGGTGAGGATCCTGAGCTTGGGGTTGGGCTTGCCCTGGTACTGCTCGATTCCCTTGTAGTTGAACCAGGTAAGGTTGGTCATGGCGATTGCGAGTTCTGCCTCGCCCGCCCTCAGCATGTTCAAGTTCTCAGCGGTGCCCCCCGAGGACTGGGCGGAAGCCGCAACCCCCTTGCTGGCTCCGAGTTTCTCATTCCACAGAGTCGCCAGGATTGTGCCGACCGGGTAGTAGGTCCCGCCGGTCGAGCCTGTGACGACCGCAAGGTAGGTCTTGGCCGGCGCGGCCGTCGCCGCGAACCCGGCGGAGACTATGACACCTGCCAACACAATTGCCAGTGCGAGAACAGATCGGTTCTTCCTCGACATGATCCGTACCTCCTTACTGAGATTCAGAATGTCAGGCCGGCGCGCCCTCTCCGGCTTACCCCACCTCCCCGCTTTCGGGCGGCCAATCTTGAAGCCTATTCTCGAGGATGGTGTCAGGAGAGAACCCCGAAAGCTGAAGGTAGTACGCCGCTGCATCCACCAGTGCCTGCACTGGGGTAAGCCCGACGATCTCCGTCTCCGCCACAGACACTCCGTACCGCCGGGCCTCGGCGCGGATCAACTCGAGGGCCCTATATAGCGGAGTCCTCGTGTAGTCCGTCATGTTGATGGACACCTGTACCATGCCGCGGTCCTTGAGCTCCACTCCGAGCGCCTTGACGTAGCGGAGGCCCCCGCTTATGTGACGTATCGCCCTCGCTATGGCGTTCGCCACCTTGATGTCCTGAGTGTTGAGGTTCACGTTGAAGGCGATGAGAGGCATTCGCGCCCCCACCACAGTGGCCCCTGCCGTGGGATGCAGGCGTGCCGGGCCGAAGTCGGGCGCCCATTCGGCAAGCGCAATCTTGGTCTTCCATCCCTCGTACTCACCTTTGCGGATGTCCGCGAGGTTGACCCTTGCCGGTGACGTGGCAGCGGCTTCGTAGAGAAACACTGGGATGCCTAGCTCGTCTCCGATGCGCCGCCCCAGGTCTCGCGCGAGAGCCACGCATTCTTCCATCTTGACCTCCCGGATCGGGATTAACGGCACTACGTCAGTCGCCCCCATCCTGGGATGTGCGCCCTGATGCTGCTCCATGTCGATCAGGGTCGAGGCGATCCGAACCGCCTCGAACACCGCGTCCGGCAGGCGGGCAGGATCACCCACCGCAGTCACGACCATCCGGTTGTGGTCCGCATCAGGGGAGTAGTCCAGGAGTTTGACTCCGGGCGTCTTTCGGAACGGCTCCACTATCGCCTCAATGATGTCGGTCCGCCGCCCCTCACTGAAATTAGGCACGCACTCAACAATCCTGCTCATGTCTGTTCCTCCTGAGTTCGCCTGTTCTACCGTGGAAGATCGCACCGATTGTCTCCACTGCCAGCCTGGCGCCGACGAGCGCGGTAACCTGGGCGGGGTCCAGGTAGGGGTTCACCTCGACAAGATCGAAACCCACGATTTCGAATCGTTCGGCGACTTCCGACACGATCTGTTTCACATACCGGTAGGGTAACCCGTCCGGCTCCGGGCTTCCCGTGCCCGGTGCAAGCGACGGATCGAGGACGTCGATGTCCATCGTCAGGTAGTATCTCGGGAGATCCGGGATCCGGGACAATGCGNNNNNNNNNNTCACGTTCCCACGCGCTCGCGCAGCAGCGAGATCCACTTCGGAAGTGCGGATACCTCGCGTGCCGATGCTCACGATCTCAGTTACGAACGGAAGCTCCGAGGCTCTTCTGATGGGGCTGGAATTCCCGAGAGTCACACCCGCGACGGTGTCCTTGAAGTCCAGGTGGGCGTCGAGATGGATCAATCCGAAAGGCCCCCGGGCCTCCAGACCTCTCACCACGGGGAAAGTGATGGAGTGATCGCCCCCCAGGACAGCCGGGACTGCACCGGATTGGACGATTCGGGCGACAGCCGTCGTGATCCTCGTGAATGTGTAATCTGTGTCAAGGTAGAGGATGTCTGCATCCCCGCCGTCCACTACCGTGACGTTGTCGAGCATCCGCTCGCCCGTCTCTATATCGAAGTACCCTCGCTCAGAGGATCCTGCCTCGCCAAAGGCGTACCGGGTAGACATGTCCCTGATTGCCCTGGGGCCGAACCTTGTGCCCGGCCTGAAGCCTATTCCGGCGTCATAAGGCACACCGAGTACGACTGCGTCCGCTCCTGCCCCCACTGGGTCCTCCACCACCGGAAGCTTCGCAAACGAGGCGATGCCAGTGAAAGCCATGTTCGCTCGAGGCTCCTGCATATGACCACCCCTGGGATGTGAGGTTGCGCACCTTGTATAAGCAAGAACCGTGCCATGCGAAACCGCAGGTGGAGCCGGTCAATGTGTGCGGATGCGGCACAATATGCCGGGTGCTACCGGCACAATGTGCCGGTCAGGAGGAATGTGGGGGGATCAAAGCGAAAAAACCGAAAAACAGCGGGGATTTGGAGGCGGCGGATGCAGTGCGACTTCCGGGCGGGTCAGACGGTCGACGGGCGACGCTCACATGCATTGTCCTGATCGCAGTGGTGACGGTGTTCGGAGGCCGTACTGTCTGCCTCACTCCGAGCCTTCAGGACGAGCCTGCCGTAATTCGCATTGGCGGGGACAACTACTTCCCGCCGTATGAGTTCGTGTCCGAGACTGGGGTGTACCGCGGGTTCAACGTCGATCTCATGAACGCGGTCGCACTCGAACTCGGAATCAACATAGAGCTCATTCCGATGCCATGGTCGCAGGTGCGGCAGGCGCTCGAGAACGGACTCGTCGATGCAATTCAGGGCATGAAGTACAGCCCGGAACGGGACGTCATATACGACTTCTCCACCCCGTACCTGACTTCGTCGCAGAGCATCTTTGTCAGGCGGGAACGGTTCGACATATCCGACCTCTCGGACTTGCGAGGCCACGCTGTAGCAGTGCAGCGGGGCGACATCTCTCTCGATTCTCTCAGGCGCGTCGGTGGGGCCCGTTCTGTAGTCTTCGAGAACCAGCAGGCGGCGCTGGAAGCCCTGATTGCCGGGGAAGTGGACGCCTTCCTCGGCAACCGTCTTGCGGGAATCTACATGACGCAGCGGAAGATGAAGACCGACGAGATCAAGATGGTGGGAGAGCCTATTGCGCCCGCCCCCTACTGCATGGCATTCCGCGACGGCGACCGGGAACTGGTGGAGCTGTTCAACCGAGGGCTCGCCAGAGTTAAGAAGGCGGGCACTTACGATAGGATCTACCAGAAGTGGTTCGGCGAAGAGATAGAACCGCCCACTGCCTTTCTCAAGGGCCTCATGCGGGTTCTCGGAGCCCTGCTTGGCGCGGCCGCGCTGGTCACACTCGCCGTGATCTACTGGAACTGGACTCTGCGACGGGAGGTCGCCGCACGCACCCGCGAGCTGTCGCAGGTGAACAAGCTTCAGGCCATGATCCTGGAGAACTCCTTCAATGCAATCGTGGCCATAGACGCAGAGTCTCTCATTGTTGCCGCGAATGCCAGCGCGGCTGAGTTCTGTGGTGTGGACGTCTCTGATCTCATCGGGCGACGCTGGGCGGACTCTCCGCTCTCGCGTTTCATCGACAGTGCGCTGGTGTGTGGGACCCTCAGGACCGGAACGGTCCACAGGGACCGGGAGGTCCTGGCCGATGTGGGGGGCTCAGAGCGAGTGATCCGGTTCAACCTCGGGCCTCTTGCGCGAGAGGGCGGCGCGAACGGGGCCATACTGGTGTTCCGAGATGTCACCGACACCAAGCGGCTTGAGGAAGTCGAGGCCACGCACGACAAGATGGAGGCCATGGCCCAGGTAGTCTCCGGGGTAGCACACGAGATTCGCAACCCTCTCACCTCCATCAAGGCCTTCATCGACATGCTGCCTTCCAAGTATGACGTTCCGGGGTTCAGGGAAGAGATCTCCCGTCACCTGCCTGTCGAGATCGACAGGCTGAACGAGATAGTAACTGACCTCATGACCTACGCGAAACCGAGGAAGCCTGCAAGAGAGCAGTTCGACGTGAGCAGCCTGGTGGACTCGGTGCTTGGGGTGTTCCAGTTCGAGGCGGACCGCGTCGGGGTATCACTCCGAGCTTGCGTTCAGCCTGGACTCACCGTATTTGCAGACAGGAACCAGATCAAACAAGTGCTGATAAACCTGGTATTGAACGCGGTCGAGGCGATGTCCGGCCCCGGCGAGGTTCGCGTCGATGCCTGGACGGAGGATGACGACCGCGTGCACCTTGCCGTCTGCGACTCAGGGCCGGGGATCGCGAAAGAGGATCTCAGGCGTGTGGTCGAGCCTTTCTTCACCCGCAAACCCAAGGGCACCGGGCTCGGGCTTTCGGTGAGCTACAAGCTTGTGCAGGAGAATGGCGGGAACCTGGAGATCTCCAGCCTACCCGGCCAAGGCACATCGGTCACTCTGACCCTGCCAACCCGAAACACAGCATCGGAAAGGAGCGCGGGGGTATGAGCAGGAGGCCATCTGTTCTTGTGGTTGACGATGAAGAGGCCATCCTCGCATCTTTGAGGTTTGCGCTGGAAGACCAGTTCGAGGTGGTCAGCGCGTCCAGCCCCGAACACGCAGTCGCGGTCGCGCAGTCTCAGGGCTTTCACGTATGCCTCTTGGACTTGAGGCTCGGAAGTGCGGACGGAATGGATCTCCTGTCCAGACTCCGGCAGGAGCAACCCGACGCGACTTTCGTGGTCATGACCGCTTACGGCAGCATCCGCTCTGCCGTGGACTGCATGAAGGGCGGGGCCCCCGATTACATCACGAAGCCTCTGGACGTAGAGGAGCTGAAGGCAGTCCTGTCGCATGCGGCGGAGAATGCGACGCTCAGACGCACAGTGCGAAGGCTGGACCGGGAGCTTGAGGTTCGCTACGGTCCCGGGGGCCTGATCGGGCGCAGCCCGGGCATGCGCCAGGTTTTCTCGCTGATCGAGAAGGCACGGTGGATCGACTCCAACGTGTTGATCCTGGGAGAGAGTGGAACTGGCAAAGAACTCGTGGCCAAGGCTCTGCACTACACAGGCAAACGCAAACACGGGCCTTTCGAAGCCATCAACTGCTCCGCCATACCATACCCCCTTCTCGAAAGCGAGCTCTTCGGGCACGAAAGGGGTGCATTCACAGGGGCGGTCCGCCGCAAACCCGGGAGGTTCGAGGCAGCCGATGGGGGCACACTCTTTCTCGATGAGATTGGGGACATGGACCCCGGGATCCAGGCGAAAATGCTCCGGGTGATACAGGATAGAAGCGTCACCCCGCTGGGGGGAACATCCCCGCGCAAGGTGGATGTGCGGATCGTCGCCGCGAGCAACAAGGACCTCAGGGCCCAGGTGGAAAAGGGGGAATTCCGGGAGGATCTCTTCTACCGGCTCAATGTGGTCGGGATCGAGCTTCCTCCTCTACGGGAGAGGCGCGAGGATATCCCCCTTCTCGTCCAGCATTTCCTTCACCTCTATAGTCAGAGGTTCGGCAAGGCCGCAACAGGGGTCTCCCCCGAGGCGATGTCGGTGCTCATGGCGGCGGAGTACAGGGGGAACGTCCGGGAACTCGAGAACGTGATCGAACGTGCTGTCGCCCTTCTGGATCCCGAGTCCGAGCCGATCGTTCAGGTGACCGACCTGCCCATCGATTTCGTCAGAGCGAACCCGGAGCACGTATCCCGAAAGGGGCCTGTTGGAGACGGGATACGTACACGGATGGGTTCCGGTCCTTGGTCCACCACTGGCGAGAGTGGTTCGCTTCCCTTCAAGTGGGGTGATACCCTTGAGGACCTGGAACGCAGAGCGATTCTCGAGACTCTCCGCCGCACGCGTGGGAAACGCCAGCTCACCGCGAAGCTGTTAGGGATCAGCGAGAGGTGTCTGAGGAACAAACTGAGGGAGTATCGTGCAGCAAACCAGGGCCTGCAGGAGTAGGATGCGCCCGGAGGCGCCGGGAATCAAAGTCGATGTTGAACAGGGAGAATTGGGAATGCGGATAGACCGAGTTGATCTCATGCATGTCAGAGTCCCGCTCGTGGAGCCATTTCGGATATCAACCGCGTCGGTAGATGTGAAGGACGGAATCCTGTCCCGGGTATGGGAGGCGGACTCGTGTGGCATCGGAGAGTCCTCACCCATGGCAGGGAGTTTCTACTCAGATGAGACGCCCGAGTCCTGCCTTGCCGTGCTCCGGTCGACGCTCGTGCCTGGCCTCCTGGGGACCGAGCTTTCCGGGCCACGAGATTACTCGCGCCTCGCAGGGGCACTACCGGGCAACCATTTCGCCAAGGCCGGTCTCGAGATGGCCTTGTGGGACCTGGAAGCCCGCAGGAAGGGGGTCCCCCTCTACTCCCTGCTCGGGGGACGGGGCGGACCGGTTCCATCCGGACTTGCAGTGGGAATCTACGACACCATCCCCGAGTTGCTTCGGGCGATCGAGCGCTTTCTCGAAGATGGGTATGTCCGCGTCAAGATCAAGATCAAGCCAGGCTGGGACGTCAAGCCCGTCTCGGAAGTCCGACGCGTTTTCGGTGACATACCCCTCTTTGTCGACGCAAACGCCGCGTACACCCTCTCGGATTCCTCGGTC from Bacillota bacterium includes:
- a CDS encoding TAXI family TRAP transporter solute-binding subunit, which encodes MSRKNRSVLALAIVLAGVIVSAGFAATAAPAKTYLAVVTGSTGGTYYPVGTILATLWNEKLGASKGVAASAQSSGGTAENLNMLRAGEAELAIAMTNLTWFNYKGIEQYQGKPNPKLRILTGLWPDVTQFVVTKASKIETVADIKGKRFCTGATGSGTEYSSLAILRLIGGLADRDYRAEHLGYFESSAAMQNGQLDGFNAEGGVPTSAVAEIFASQTPVKLLQFSDEDYAKLTREIPFYVQYVIPANTYKNQTEDVKTLGVKCALICTSDLPDDIAYSLVKTMYENLAQIQASHKALGYLTLERAVQGLPPVPLHPGAAKFYQEMGLKLP
- the ftcD gene encoding glutamate formimidoyltransferase, translated to MSRIVECVPNFSEGRRTDIIEAIVEPFRKTPGVKLLDYSPDADHNRMVVTAVGDPARLPDAVFEAVRIASTLIDMEQHQGAHPRMGATDVVPLIPIREVKMEECVALARDLGRRIGDELGIPVFLYEAAATSPARVNLADIRKGEYEGWKTKIALAEWAPDFGPARLHPTAGATVVGARMPLIAFNVNLNTQDIKVANAIARAIRHISGGLRYVKALGVELKDRGMVQVSINMTDYTRTPLYRALELIRAEARRYGVSVAETEIVGLTPVQALVDAAAYYLQLSGFSPDTILENRLQDWPPESGEVG
- a CDS encoding arginase family protein, with product ALSRIPDLPRYYLTMDIDVLDPSLAPGTGSPEPDGLPYRYVKQIVSEVAERFEIVGFDLVEVNPYLDPAQVTALVGARLAVETIGAIFHGRTGELRRNRHEQDC
- a CDS encoding arginase family protein, giving the protein MAFTGIASFAKLPVVEDPVGAGADAVVLGVPYDAGIGFRPGTRFGPRAIRDMSTRYAFGEAGSSERGYFDIETGERMLDNVTVVDGGDADILYLDTDYTFTRITTAVARIVQSGAVPAVLGGDHSITFPVVRGLEARGPFGLIHLDAHLDFKDTVAGVTLGNSSPIRRASELPFVTEIVSIGTRGIRTSEVDLAAARARGNV
- a CDS encoding transporter substrate-binding domain-containing protein, translating into MRLPGGSDGRRATLTCIVLIAVVTVFGGRTVCLTPSLQDEPAVIRIGGDNYFPPYEFVSETGVYRGFNVDLMNAVALELGINIELIPMPWSQVRQALENGLVDAIQGMKYSPERDVIYDFSTPYLTSSQSIFVRRERFDISDLSDLRGHAVAVQRGDISLDSLRRVGGARSVVFENQQAALEALIAGEVDAFLGNRLAGIYMTQRKMKTDEIKMVGEPIAPAPYCMAFRDGDRELVELFNRGLARVKKAGTYDRIYQKWFGEEIEPPTAFLKGLMRVLGALLGAAALVTLAVIYWNWTLRREVAARTRELSQVNKLQAMILENSFNAIVAIDAESLIVAANASAAEFCGVDVSDLIGRRWADSPLSRFIDSALVCGTLRTGTVHRDREVLADVGGSERVIRFNLGPLAREGGANGAILVFRDVTDTKRLEEVEATHDKMEAMAQVVSGVAHEIRNPLTSIKAFIDMLPSKYDVPGFREEISRHLPVEIDRLNEIVTDLMTYAKPRKPAREQFDVSSLVDSVLGVFQFEADRVGVSLRACVQPGLTVFADRNQIKQVLINLVLNAVEAMSGPGEVRVDAWTEDDDRVHLAVCDSGPGIAKEDLRRVVEPFFTRKPKGTGLGLSVSYKLVQENGGNLEISSLPGQGTSVTLTLPTRNTASERSAGV
- a CDS encoding sigma-54 dependent transcriptional regulator translates to MSRRPSVLVVDDEEAILASLRFALEDQFEVVSASSPEHAVAVAQSQGFHVCLLDLRLGSADGMDLLSRLRQEQPDATFVVMTAYGSIRSAVDCMKGGAPDYITKPLDVEELKAVLSHAAENATLRRTVRRLDRELEVRYGPGGLIGRSPGMRQVFSLIEKARWIDSNVLILGESGTGKELVAKALHYTGKRKHGPFEAINCSAIPYPLLESELFGHERGAFTGAVRRKPGRFEAADGGTLFLDEIGDMDPGIQAKMLRVIQDRSVTPLGGTSPRKVDVRIVAASNKDLRAQVEKGEFREDLFYRLNVVGIELPPLRERREDIPLLVQHFLHLYSQRFGKAATGVSPEAMSVLMAAEYRGNVRELENVIERAVALLDPESEPIVQVTDLPIDFVRANPEHVSRKGPVGDGIRTRMGSGPWSTTGESGSLPFKWGDTLEDLERRAILETLRRTRGKRQLTAKLLGISERCLRNKLREYRAANQGLQE
- the menC gene encoding o-succinylbenzoate synthase translates to MRIDRVDLMHVRVPLVEPFRISTASVDVKDGILSRVWEADSCGIGESSPMAGSFYSDETPESCLAVLRSTLVPGLLGTELSGPRDYSRLAGALPGNHFAKAGLEMALWDLEARRKGVPLYSLLGGRGGPVPSGLAVGIYDTIPELLRAIERFLEDGYVRVKIKIKPGWDVKPVSEVRRVFGDIPLFVDANAAYTLSDSSVFRALDDFGLIMFEQPFPGDALDDLAVLQAMVKTPICLDESADTLEAVKRAVEIGAGRIINIKLQRVGGFGPAVEIHDYCRSKGVPVWCGYMPELGVSAAGGLHMATLPGYAYPADLEPSLRWFTDDITKPLIEMDSHGRIEVPDSPGLGFDLDMAKVLKYQVYSETFTA